A genome region from Hymenobacter tibetensis includes the following:
- a CDS encoding T9SS type A sorting domain-containing protein encodes MKISTRLVGMLALLLAQLSALAATVTVEVGDNFYRPQNVVIRPGDIIRWTNVGNQSHPTVSDSSPALWSTFTISPANTSYTSQPFITLGSFNYYCSAHSGGTPRAGMIGNIMVSNTPQATLDAKAAGAALSVYPNPSRGLVVVTLNQKVGPEYKLRLTNILGREIRSFSLRTEASNTGMPLNLSDLPAGMYFYSLVLNERVLSTKRFVLQN; translated from the coding sequence ATGAAAATTTCTACCCGCTTAGTTGGGATGTTGGCCTTACTACTGGCGCAACTGTCAGCGCTTGCTGCTACCGTTACGGTGGAAGTTGGTGATAACTTCTATCGCCCGCAGAACGTGGTTATCCGTCCGGGCGATATAATACGGTGGACTAATGTTGGCAACCAAAGCCATCCTACCGTTTCGGATTCTTCGCCGGCGTTGTGGTCAACTTTCACAATCAGCCCAGCCAACACCTCTTACACGTCACAGCCGTTTATCACACTCGGCTCCTTCAATTATTACTGCTCAGCGCATTCTGGTGGGACTCCACGCGCAGGCATGATTGGCAACATCATGGTAAGCAACACTCCGCAAGCAACTCTTGATGCTAAGGCCGCTGGTGCAGCATTAAGTGTATACCCTAATCCGAGCAGAGGACTGGTGGTGGTAACCCTAAACCAGAAGGTAGGTCCCGAGTACAAGTTGCGCTTGACCAACATTTTGGGTCGGGAAATCCGCTCTTTTTCGTTACGGACTGAAGCGTCCAACACTGGGATGCCACTTAATCTGTCTGATTTGCCAGCTGGCATGTATTTTTATAGCCTGGTGCTAAACGAGAGAGTGTTATCTACGAAAAGATTCGTATTACAGAACTAG